The sequence CTGATCATGGGTTAGGACATAGGAATGCATTCATAAGAACATACATCCCATGCTTCTAAACATACATCACCTGCAATATATTTTGAATTGTAGATTTACATAGCTTAGCCTTGCAATATGGATCATTTCAAACTGAAAAGTTATGTTTCCAGTTGTTAATAATGATGTAGAAATTAGAGAAAATAAAAGTAGGGCACTCACAGGTTGTCCAAGGCAAGCAAAGGCGATTCCACCACACGTGGCAGACACGATAACAACAAGGTCTGATATCAACCTACAATAATATTATAATATACATTTAACAATCAAGTTTACATGAAGGAAAGATTTTTCATTAATCGCCTCAAATGCTGAACACTTAGTAGCATACCTAAGGTCCAACTGCTGCACAGGGTATTTTGACTTTAGATTTGATATGATAAAAATATTATCCTGGAGTGAAGATTGGAGCAACACATAACTATTAGTAAACAAACGATAACAATATAACATCATGTCCTCAGCTCTGTGCCTGCATGTATGGTGCATATGCAGTAAACTGGCAGAAAATAAAAAACAGTTTATGAACTATGTTGTGAATCCGTTTCCTATTCATTCATGGAGCAGATGGAACTGGAATTAAGCCTACAAATTGCTCAGGAAGCCCTCACACAGCCCCCAAATTATTATAGACCGCAACCAGAGTTGCAGCCAATCAGCCAAATCAACAAATCTGACAACACAATCGAGAACAATAATAGCAGCACCAAAAtagaacttgttgtaataacaGCATGTACCAGATTGGAACGATATTAATCCGCGATTATTTAACCACATCTCGTTGCATCACCAGATTATGCTGGCAAAAGTGCAAATCCATAACAGCCAGCCTAAACCATATCACCACATGCCACTAGAACACATAACAATATGTCGCATACAAGAAAGTAACCGCGAGGAGAAACAAGAATCTTAGATCTTGTCGATGTCCTCGTCCTCGAACTGGATGTAGTCGCTGCCCTCCTCGCCGTCCTCGGGCCCGTCGACGTCGACTCCCTCGTTGAGCCTGAGCGTCTCGGGGAGCTCGCCGTAGGCCTTGAGCAGGCGGGCCTCGTCGTTCATGTACTTGAGGATGACGTCGGCCTTGTCGTCCTGATAGTCGCGGAGGCCGACGAGGACGATGTCGCCCGCCGCGATCCAGACCTTCTTGTGCATCTTGCCCCGGATGTGGCAGAGGCGGCGCGTGCCGTCGACGCAGATGGCCTCGCAGCGGCCGTTGCCGAGCATGCGGGTCACCTGCGCGTACTCCTGCCCGTCCTCCTTGAAGACGAGCTCGCGCTTGTCGTCGTCCGCCTCGTTCTTACCCCGCTTCCGGTTCTTGCCTCCCTTACCCTTGTTCTTCGGCATcttggcggtggtggaggaggtcggCGAGACGAAACCCTAGGCGAGCGAGATCGAGGTGGGGAAAGGGGGCTGTGTGGCTTGCCagtgggtggcggcgctgcgggcttgcggcggcaggcgggtggcggaggcgggccgcgaggaggtggcggcgagagGCGGGGGTCTGGGGGCGGCGTCTGGGGATGGGCGGGTtggggctggagctggacggGCGGGGGGAGGTCGGCTATATAGTTAGGGTTTGCAGACTATTGGGCCGGGCTGCATCTCCTATTGG comes from Panicum virgatum strain AP13 chromosome 4K, P.virgatum_v5, whole genome shotgun sequence and encodes:
- the LOC120704805 gene encoding eukaryotic translation initiation factor 1A produces the protein MPKNKGKGGKNRKRGKNEADDDKRELVFKEDGQEYAQVTRMLGNGRCEAICVDGTRRLCHIRGKMHKKVWIAAGDIVLVGLRDYQDDKADVILKYMNDEARLLKAYGELPETLRLNEGVDVDGPEDGEEGSDYIQFEDEDIDKI